The genomic stretch CAAGGAGTAAAAAAAACATTATTCACAATCTGCAGCTACTCGAAATTACATATTACGGACTAATTAACCACCTCTTCCAAGAAGTGGTCGCGGTTAGCCTTTTTAATGGCCTCTAACctataaaatgaaataaaaataaccaaaGTATCGTTATAGGTTTCAAATATAATTCAGAGATTACTTCACAAGTTACTTGCATGTCTCCTCCCTCAGAGTAACCGATCATGAGGAACACATAGCGCTCCCCAACAAAAGCATTCATTTGAGGAACATACAAATCATTCAATAGGATCACCCAAAAATGCAGAggggacaagagcaaagattgcTTCAGGATCCTGCCAATATGCAAGCCAGGAGAAGCGAGGACCATGCTCACCTTCCCCACCCAAGAATCTTTAAATTCACAATCTAAGGGCACCTTACTTTTGCAATGAGCACCATCTGTATGAACAAAGTAGTGAATTTTGCTTGTTCATCAAAAGTTCAAACCATCATTTAGCAAACAATCTAGCTTAAATAATGATATGTCACATGACATAGATGGGATAGAGGTTGTTCAGGAGAGTACGAGACCTCTTGGAGTGCGAATCAACGGTATCCCGACACCGACGGGCTAGCCAAATTCTTCAAAATATGTCCGAAACAATCCATTCTTCGGAGGTTCTTGAGACAACTCATACCGCAGAGAGTCTATACATATAGCATTTCATCCATATATGCAGGACAAAAGGTTGAATATTACCGGAACCGCACTAACCTCTTCCTCTCATTTCCCTCGAGCAGCCGCTCGTGCTTTAACGTCATCTTCCGTGTCCACATTCACATACAACACGTACATGCGAGCACGGACAACGAACACGCATGAACGGTGCCGCCAACAGTAAAAAACTCGGCGGATCCGGAGGGGAAACTCACCGGGCGGAGCACGTCCCGGAGGGCCGCAAGATCTCCGTCGCACCGTCGGCCGGCGACGCGTAGGAGGGCGAGCAGGCCGAGCACCTCGTTTTACCTCTAGGCGGCGGCCTTGCTTATCCGTCTGCCATCCCCCGCGGCAATCTCCGCCTGCAGCTGCTGCTACTGTGGCGTCCGcgaaggagaagaaaaccatgccCGGCGCACTGAGAAATCGCGGCGGCGGCTCACCGGAGGAGGCAGACGGATGGGAGAGGGAGGGTCGCGGGAACTGggcggtggcggctagggtttcacacGGTTTCCCTTTTACCCAACGCGGTGAGATTTTACGAGGccacggaggcggcgggccgcaaGGCGGGCGGCCAGGCAGAGCTCCTCCGTGGGCGATGTGGGGATTGGTGGGAGCTAGAGGAGGAGAGGCGTCGCGAGGGAGGAGACGAATGGGGAGAGGAGTGGGCGACGTGGGGATTGGTGGAGCGCTAGCGAGACGCCGGGCCGAGCGGGCTTTtacgacccatggataaaaagtgggtctgtgggagggcctcagcgccctggacgaacgaccggccgagatcgcgccacgtcacctCGATCGAACGGCCAAAAATTCAAAcgcctgtgagagccccatgggggtgcagcaatcataccgtgggatgCTTCTCATAGCATACGATATGACAATAAGTGTTGTACTAACTGAAAGTTGCACATTTGCTGCTACTGAACTTTAACAGATCCTGATACTTATCATGCACACAAAAAAAATGTAAAGTAAATTTCTATGACTAGTAAGCCAAAAACAAAGTATTTTGAAatagaagttaggaagaaacaaaCACTGCCTTACGCTATAGGTAAGTACAGTATCCACTAACGTCAACAAGTCCATCGTCGTCCAGCCCGGTTAGGATACCTGGCTTTCACCCAGGCGACCCGGGTTCAAATCCCGGCGATGGAGATTTTTGTTCCTTTTGCACCTGGCCCGTGTAATAGCCTCAGcgtattttaatttctttttttaGTATGCTGCGAGTTTTTGTATTTTTGTTCCTTTTGCACCTGGCCCGTGTAATAGCCTCAGcgtattttaatttctttttttaGTATGCTGCGAGTTTTTGTATTTTTGTTCCTTTTCCACCTGCCCCGTGTAATAGCCTCAGCGCATTTTAATTGCTTTTTTAGTATGCTGCGAGTTTCATTGTTTTGCTCTGGAAAAGTATATCAACAAACGTAAACAGCATTGTATTTTTGCTCTTTTTCCACCTGTCCTGCTTTATGCCCTCACcatattttaatttattttttctatgctGTGAGTTTCATTATTTTTGCTCTGGGAAAGTATATCAACAAACATGAACAGCAGAACCTTAAAGAAACTACAAATGATGACTGCCATATCTACATGGAGCGCATCAGTGGCACATGTAAATAGAACTATAAAAGCATGTAAAATGCTACATTCCAAGAATCAGAAGACCACATACATGCTACATGAAAAAATCGCCAAATTAGAACTATTTATGGAAGTTTTTCCTTGCAAACAATGTTATGGTAATAAACGGTTTCAAGATCCCACGTCAGCCAAATGACTGTGATCGATTTCATGTTGCCACACCATGGCACGAGCAGGGATACAAGCAGAACAGCAGAACAGCAGTACTTCAGTCTAATGGAAGCTCCTCATTCCAGCAGAAGCTGATCTAACTCATCAAATCCATCGTTTTCATCGTAGAATTCTCCTGAATTGTCGTTGTCAATCACCGCCAGTTCAGCGTGGCTATCATTTTCATAGGGGAATTCTTCTGGCTCGTCATTGTCAACCACTGCCAGTTCATCACCAGGAGACACACCAGTGTTCTGGTAGAATTCTTCCTTCTGGGCATCCCACTCTTTCACGATTTCCTCTACCCTGTCGCCCAGCAGTTTGTCATTCTGAAGGATGTGCTTGGCATTTTCCACATCAACCGTTTGGCTTACCTCTACCAACGTAAACGAGAATAACAAAAGGATAGCAGTAGGTCATTGACAATACTAATAATACTAATGAAATTCCAGATAGTATAAGAAGATGATGGCAACAGATAAACACCTGTCAACGCCAATTCTTTGGCTTTAGCATAGTCCATTGACAATTTCTTGATGGTATCAAGTTCAAGCTCCTCACCCTAGATGCAGATTGATGTGTCAGTAACATAGAATGATAAGAGTAACATCGCTCAGAACACAGCAATACTTTATTCAAACTTAACCGGAATGGTTACAGCATGCGCCAACCAGTACCATTGGCAGAAGAGAGGGGGATAGGCAGGGaggtaaaacaaaataaatgataaCAGTCAGCCTATGCGGCAATGTCACCTAAATGTGTTAAATGAATCTTAAAAGAGACCATGAATGGAAATAGAAGCAATGATATATGTAAAGAGACTAAACTTACCAAGTCAGTGTGTGTGTATCTCCCTATTTGAGTATTTGCAAACAACCTGCAGCATAAATATAAAATTCAGAATATTAGTACTCCAGTAATAAGTAGTGTGTTCTTGTTTGCACACAGAGAATATAACGATGGAACAGCTTACTACCCTgcaagaagaaacacacaatGCTAATGATGAAGACCAGACAGATGGTAGAGCAGAAAATTCACGTACTTGTCACAGGCAAATTTCACCCGTTTAGTCTGGAATGCATTCAATTCGTCAACCTGCTTGGCCCCATGGTCACCAAGCAAATTGATGAATCCAAACAAAAACATGCCTTTGTCTAGCATCCTTTTGACAAGTGATGGTACAAGACCAATTCCTCTCTGCTTAGCCTCCGTGATGAACTCTTTGAGTTGCTTGGACTCCTCTGTTGCATGACATATTCAGCGGATTAATCTTCAAACTTCAATAAGCCTTAATTTAGTGAAGAAAATATGCCTTACCAAGAGACAGATAAATTTTGAAGTGTGGCTTGTATGGTTGGCACTCATAAAGACAGTAAAGGCAGTAAAGACCTGCCAACCTTTGAGATAGAGAAGTTTGGGAAGCCATATGGCCTACATACACAACAAAGGGAAAATACATCAGTTGTGCTGCAAAGAAGATTACCTGTGGGTAAAGTACCAATTCCTAGGAAACCATAGCTTACCTATACAATGCAAAAAGAGGGACTGCATGAAAACACCCGAGTTGGTCTTGGGTCGGCCTTCATAGATATAAGAGAACTTCTTGGCCATCCACGCTCTCTTGAAATCAGTGAATGACGTGCAATGTTCCTGCCATACAGAAATGCAAAGGATGCTACTTATTTAACATATGGTATGCACATGACACAACTAGATGAACTGCGTGAGACAAAAAAGACCTTGGCATAATCATCTAGCAGCTCGTCAATATCCAGCTTGAAAGGAGCAAGATCCATCCTAAGGTTGAGTTCAAATGTGAATCTGAAACCAGAAAGAGCTATTAACTTCAacagcaaagaaaaaaaaatgtaataCAGAAACAGTCATCTTCTATCAGAGAACACCACGACGAGAAAAAAAAGGGCCTGAATCATGGAGCGATACTTTCTGCACTAATGTTCTTCCTATCACTGGACTTTTCAGCTGATTTTCCATCCTACCTTGTGTTCTCTACCTACATCACCTTCTTATTGATTAAGCGGCATGAGCAACTCTTTTTTTTCAGGATTCCAGTGGCTTTCAAAAAGCacttacttttagctttcaatgtAACAGTTGAGTTAAATACATCTTTACAAGCAGTAACAATGGAAAATTTAATAAAAACTAGTAAGCAGTGGCCAAGACAGTATTAGAGCAAGCCACGGGCCAACAACTAAGTGCCTACATAATACCCAAAAAAGAATTCTCATGTTGAAGCATGAAAAAAGGCTCGATTGCACAATGAATGAGGAATTTGAACTCAATTCTTAGTGAATGTAATGGCTCGATTGCACAATGAGTGAGGAATTTGAACTCAATTCTTAGTGAATGTACATGCAACTTCTTACAGATTAATTCTATTGTCTACATGCAACTACAAGTTACTGTATGTCACTCCAGAAAAAATAGCTCCGTGTAATGTTGGAAATTACGCATCACAAGTCCAGCATTAACGTTAATCTAGTAGCAGAAAGAACTAGTACACACTTCTGATAGAGATAGTAGCACCGTTAAAACCCAGCTAAATGAAGAACTAGCACACACTTCTGATAAAtacaagttggaaaccatagcCATACAACAAAAAACTTAGAAGCCACAGAAAAATGGCAGCACATGAGCATCATTGAGCGTACAGCACATGAAAAAATGGCAGCAGGGGACAAGAGTACAGCGAGCGTACCTGCCACTACAATATTGTCGAGCTGACTGCCAAAATAattaatctagaaaatatcctgtAGACAATATGTTTGTTAAGTTTGCAACAGCATGCATGACTATAGTAAATCTTAAGTTGATATTACAAAGTTTTTCGTATATGTATAAAGAATTATTCATGGTGATGTAATGACCTCTTCATTTCAAAGAAAGTGGTGGCATGCATATACATTCCCACTAGAAGGAGGACAGCAAAGCAGCAAAACAGGGTAGAAAACAGATTATGACCTTGGATGTTGCCTACTCGCCTCCTTTGTGTAATCAGCAACGCCCAGGTCTATGTACAGAAGCAACAAGATTAGATGGATGTGCACTTAGAACAAAGCAACACAAGTTCAATAAACAACCAACAAGTGAACGGGAAAGGGAATGAAGATTCATACATACATGAGATAGGTGTTGCTCTCCCTTCTCAGCACAGCCTTGTCACAACACCAGCGAGCTGCAATCATTCAGAGGAACATTCAGAGTTCGAAATACCAGCAGAGGTCAAACAAAGTTTACAAGATGGCACATAAAGTGCTATAGAGAAAATACAAATAACTAAAAATACTGCACATAAGATCAAGAACCCTGGTCAACTTGACCTCCCGCAAGAACAGAGTTCAGAAACAAAGATCAGAGGAGACAGTGTTTTGGCGCTGCGCACAACTTGCAGCTTTTCTTGTTCTTTCTCTCCCGTTTATTCAAGAGATCGATCGTGTCTGTAACAAGATGCCCACAAGCAGACGTGACATCCCACGTCCTGGCTACCGACATTACATCGCTTCGATCGGATCGAAGACTAAATCAAAAGGAAACGAGCTTACCTGATCCTAGGAAAATAGCTGAACTTCTAACCGATTAAACTGACGAACTGAACCTCTAAAACTCAACACTTATTGAGTAACACACTAGATTAACTAACAGTCATTAATTGCAAAGTCTAGTTTCTTTCAAGTAAGAAAAGGTAATTTTAGTTATGTTTGGATGCAGCGAATTGGGCCTGAAATTGAATTGGATTGGGAATTCCAAATCCAAGATGGGAATGACTTCCAATTCGAATTGTGTTGTTTGGGTGTTCTTGGAATTTGCTGTTGGGATAGATGGAATTGGATGATTTGTTGACCATCGTTCACCTTTATACATTCGTAAACCATCGTTCACTGCCTCCACGATCAGCTCGACTTGGAGACGGCCAAAGAGAGGCCACCAGCCGCGGCCGTTACCCCTACCGTCGCCGTTACCCCTACCACCAGGtcgcatctagggttaggggaaccggcgaggacgacgaccgGTCGCATCGAGGCTCGGAGGAGGGCGGAGAtggggagaggagggcgggaaccgGTGAGGAAGACAAGGGCGGGAGTGGCTTACcggagcagccgccgccgccgcggccgggaACCTCCACGTCGCGTCGGGCGGAGCAGGCCGAGCTCCGGAGCTTCCCTCGCTCTCTCGCGAAGGGACTGAGGAAACTGTACGGGCGGGACTCGTTTCCGTGCGATTCCGAGCGGGAGTGGATGCGCGGGAAGTAAGCTCGGAGTTGGatctagttagagcatctcccacAGCATTTGTATATTTGCCTAAAATTACTAAAAACTGAAAATATAGCAATTTGGTTTTAAAAGACAGCTCCAACAGTTTTTGTACAAGTGGTCCCCTCACCAATATTTGTAGCAAACTTGTTATATTGGCACCTTCACTTGGTATATTTACAAAGCCCAGAGACACTTTGTATACTTGACGAAACGAACGCGGGAGCAGCAACTACTGCTTGGGGAAACTTCCCAGCCTTCCTCCCACACGACGCCGGCGCCGCACGGCTTTCTTCACCGCCGCCGACCCACAACCGTCGATGTCCCTCCTCCTGGGCCTGTTCCGCGCTGGCGCCCACAGCCTTGATCCCTTGCCGTGCCGCCCGAGCTCGATTTCGGCTGCTCCCGTGTTGCGTCGCTCGAGCTCGATTCTGGCCGGTCGCGATTGATTCTGGCCAGATCGAGGGCCATCGGCACCCTTTCCGTCGATCTAGTTGCCGGTCGTTGTTTCCCACAACCTCCCACGGTTGATTCCTGTAATATCCTAGAACATAGgaccaacgaagggtagatttagaaatgggatgttcatcgtaaaacgggagaaattttCGCGTCTTATTacataaaacctaagagggatcgaggtttctctctcgttgctattagggtagagcaatgtgagtgttatgaatttcgacatgatctcttttgaccAAGGAGCCGTTGTCGACCAAGGAGAGTAACTCCCTGTGCTATATATAGCACAGTGGTTTAGAGATAGGATTGGATCATTCAGAACAACTAGAAGAACAGCAAGAACGGCTCAAGAACACACCAGTAGTGTATTCCCATAGATCATTCAGAAAATCAACCCAAAACCAAACCAAACCATTCATAGATCATGGTAACTTAAGGCAAGAGCTAGGAGGTGAAGGGTTGTTGATAACAATTCAGAAGCACTGCACCAACACAAAATAACCATCTAGGAGTTAAAACAAGGTATAAATCATATTGAATTGATCTCATGatcaaatccatcataagcatgctcataAACACACTTGGTGTGTAGCAGATGCTCCACATGGTATGTCATCACTTAATACCAAGTGATGCTAGGAAGGAAGAGACCAGACCAAGAACTAGGAATCTAGTtactggatatgcataagtagatCTACAACTAGCCATCCAAGACACTAGAACAACTAGAACAGTGGCCAACTAGTTACCTAGCACCATTTGGTGTATTAAACCATCAGATCAACCCAGTTTTCATCAAAAGTATCCACAGGGCATTCATATAAATGATTCCCAACTGTGGATATTGTTTATCTTTTCATAAAATCCACCAGATGGCCAAATAAGATGCAACCAAATTCAGTAgcaagctactgaggtcacagtACAAGCCTATCAAGCAAACTAGCCACACAGGCAAGTTTGTCTTTATTACCATGATGGTTCAGACAAGCAAATCCATTTCAAAGTATACTGAAATCCATATAAGCAACTATTAAAGAAAATGAATCAttaccaacacatggttcatcagtTATAATTGGCAGAATTTAACATATTGCAACAGCATGACATGCACAGGAGGTTTACTGAAGCGATTGCTTCAGTAAAGCACACCAGGCTCCAAAACCATTTTACCAAGTGATACTGCAAGCACAATTAGCCTAATCATTCACTAAGTATGCACTTAAGCCATTGGTAAAGCACCAATAGCATCACAAGGCATTCAGATAGATAGTCACACACCAATAGGCATCACAGGTGAACCAACTGGCAAACAGCAAAGGCTGGCAGGCTTAGTCAATGGTTAGAGCAGCAGCCAAACAAATCATAGAGCCTAGCCACTAGCATATACTTATCCAAATGGATTAATTGGATCATGTGCAGGTCACAGAAGAGCACCACAGGCATCACAAGTGTCAGGCTGTTAGCCACTGCTGACAGCAAAAGCCACCAGTAAGCAACTAAGTAGCAGCAAACCTAGACAAGCATGAACATGGCACCAGTAAGCCTAGACATGGCATCAGGATAGCATAGCAAGTGCAACAGGAAGCAGAAGAATAGGCAATAGATATACCAATACCAGTAACATTGGAGCATAGCAACAATAGCAatgagcagcacagcagcagcacatgATTGGCCAGTGGCCAGTAATGGCTTGGCTGGCCAGAGCAAACCAAAGAGGAAGGAAGGGATGCAAAGGGCATCAGGAGAGGTGTTCCTGATGATCCCAGGATCATCAGGAAGCAAGGAAGAAAATGATGAACAACAAGATCATGGAGGCGTACATAGAGGTGACAAACATGAAGGAGAAAGGGGGAAATCTTACCTATCCTGGAAGCAGAGGCCACAGCATGGCGACGCAGTGCCCGCGTGGCCGCAGCAGCTGCGAGTCCAGGGTAGAtgtcggcgttacgccgacgaaccaaCCACCGCAAGAACATCACCCTAGGGACGAGGGCACAGGCGATGCCACAAcatcacccgcgccaggtcagtcCCAGGCACGCGCGAGCGTCGACGACGGCGACTGCATCTCGCCGGAGACACCAAATCACCGGAGGCGATTCGTCTCCAGATCCAGCACAGAGGCGATCTGGAGCAGGAGTAAGCAATCAACGAATCCTTTCGGATGGATTGATAGAGCGTCGCATGGGGGTTCAAATGCGACCGGTGGCGTGGCTAGAGGAGGCCGGAGTGAGCTGGTGCGCGGCGGCGATGCCATCGCCACGGAGTCGTCAgagctctagggttagggttaggtcgagcgcgTGAGAGAGAGTGAGGGGGCCGACGCGGTCAGTTCGGACCGAACCGGTCTGGTCCAACCCTAATGGGCTGATCAGTGGGCCcagggggtattttggacatttgcccgaggttttaaaccaattcaaatttaaattcaaatccTACACTATAAAAATTGCCAATAAATCCTAAACAActccaaaaattcaagaaaaatatgaataagtcatagaaaatattccttaaccaaaataaaatatgaaatgcaatAAACAATGAGAATTCAAGTTAAAGAATTTTTGATGAGAATTGTAaattgaaaattcaaatttgcaatttgcaattttccttggatataaaaatcaaggaaattcCAAATAACTTTGATATTTTCAAAATCCAATATTTCAGAAAAGAGAAATATTCTATTATTCCAATCCTTTTCATTTAAggtaaatattttccaaaggaaaattctattGATCCTAAATCTTTTCTTTTACAAGAAAACAGTATAAGATTAATCTTAAAAGATTATAAATTACTGCCTAAGGCATAAATATTCAAATAAAACCTAAATCATGCAAATCTTAATAAGTACTTGGggaaaagggattcaacataaaaattgcaatcatgcatgcatcatttggattttataacattgtccttatcgcacaatgatgcttctttttagaacccgaggtccaggttccatccaaaccttcgaactgcattatctcgcagtcaccagccaagttcactcttgctcatgtcatattaattattttctataaatttactcgcaaagcaatatacttatcattcctgcactgaaaataaaatgttacttttccaattatgaatttgACTATGTGGTAGACAATGGAATCATGGTATGTgttattggtggaggttccattgcaagggttctacttatctaggactaatcaccaatgtcgtctagtgattctagcatcgtacatttcgcgttaaccatgagatctataatggttgtggagaagtcagctgtatctttttccttctgcatatcaacgaacttgatagagcctggctgggtgttgtgataacactgcagtaggttgggaaatcctttaaaatccccatacatgtggatgagagcgctctaccgtctatgatggattgtgaaaggatcgtatgccgcacctagaggggggggtgaataggtgctaaccaatttttagttctttttcaatttaggcttgacacaaaaggtaaattctctagatatgcaactaagtgaatttacctatatgacaaggatatcaactaagcaaggtatagcaacgcaatagtagatagagtgggaaagaggtaaccgagagtggagcacgcgatgacacggagatgattcccgtagttcccttcctttgcaagaaggtacgtctacgtttggaggagtgtggttgctacgcaagccaaaccaacagccacgaaggcttcactcggatctcccgtgagcaacgccacgaaggcctagcccacttccactaagggatttcctcgaggcggaaaccgggcctttacaaagttcttggggcacacatccacaaccaaattggaggctcccaaatctgtaacaatacaacaatcaacaacaacacatcaacaacaaatcaactagggaaccaaattggaacactagcatgagatccctcaaacaagagagggggaaatgaagaacgcttcggtgaggatgtagatcggtgtcttctccttcgaatctccaaagatcaagagctttggttgggggaggaaggagatcttgcaaatcttgagtttcttgaggtggctctaatggaggtggcttggcgatttcttgtgtaatgattgagcaagcaaccaaggtagaagaagggggtatttatacccctctcaaaaatgagccgttgcttgcttccgggggccggataatccggcctaagtaagggccggataatccccccccccgatAATCCGGCCCTCGGAAAAAAACCCTGACAAAAAcccgccaaaagtccggccccatgCCGGAGAagctttcttccagtccttagccaaaatcggggggcggatatttccaaaatatccggcccggataatccggccacggtacaataccgggacattatccgggcaaatgtccggcccccatatcGAGCAGCAATTCCTCGAGGACttagccaaaaccagggggccggatatttcaacaatatccggcccggattatccggcctggccaatctTTTTCTGATgacttttgacagacgatcaaatccaacacacatgaataattatctatgtaattcctgtaccacttaatcaaacattagtgtatcacatatattgacatcaaacacacaaaacataatgcgagagatgttctttcaatctccccctttttggtgtttgatgacaatatacggatttgccaaggaatcacaatagagacaagcatgatggcaagacatagaggcactccccctacatgtgtgcatataaataatttgcatttgaatacaaatacacaacacataggagtatggtgcctcaacacaagagatatccaacatgagctctaacaaaagacattgacacatatgaagttgagataggaagcaagaaatcatacccatgtgtagatatataatgcggagatatagcatcacacatactgtaatatccttgatctcaacaaatagaaatccgaaaaccataacaatgtctcacaccacatagcacatagttttgaacggcacacaaacaaaccaaatagttcaactaaagagggagcacaagcaatataagaatgataaacgcatatgcttgtgcccaaaccatgcaaatccccgagaatcctaatagaacacttctccccctttggcatcgagacgccaaaaaggggacaagcgcgatgctacacgtcccatgggaatcactcgTGAGGCatgatcatcatcggactcgtatgcctcttcctcttcttcctcatcgttgtcgggtgcatccggagagcggcgagaggtgttggatctttgaaggcaatcatcaagatcactccatggaacctatGCTCGAGTGCCATCCACCGTAACCCTGGTGAGCCGGAGGccgaggcgggggtccttgatcaccactgagcttgtgaagaataaccgcctgagtatgcttaatctcagaacgctctcggctagctgcatagttctccttatggatctcaatgttcatgcaaaggatatggagctggaaccaactaagccgggtgacttgcttcctcatagccgggacatcacgatgacgagcaggggcataaccactagaacgagcatcacccatgaaagagTCAGGAGCAGGTACagctgaagagactggcttaaccttgtaggccttcttgacatggtgcttcaccaaagggtacccactcaagtcttcaccaaccacagcaacagtgttgttgatgagaagctgaatgtagggagcatagggtatggaggtccgggagaccatggcatcatggatctcatggaagataaagtccatgacatcaagattgaagttccgttcctcatttccatcacgagcacacttatagccgaggtgcataaggttcacaaggacccccggagagcatcattgttaccaccacttgggcaaatggttgcccgaaagaaccgaagcagctgattgtatatgggaagcagccccttagtataaccaattttccctgctgaggtatagagatgcacaagagcattcttatctgtctgttgtggtccatgaaggcgacgacccccatcaacaggaactccaagaaaaccagcaaaTTGGCATAGAGTGGCACCGCAGATGAGTGGAGCCagccatccattccatagtgtgttcctcatctttcttgattgccaaagtggcaaagaattgct from Lolium rigidum isolate FL_2022 chromosome 4, APGP_CSIRO_Lrig_0.1, whole genome shotgun sequence encodes the following:
- the LOC124708498 gene encoding uncharacterized protein LOC124708498 → MDLAPFKLDIDELLDDYAKEHCTSFTDFKRAWMAKKFSYIYEGRPKTNSGVFMQSLFLHCIGHMASQTSLSQRLAGLYCLYCLYECQPYKPHFKIYLSLEESKQLKEFITEAKQRGIGLVPSLVKRMLDKGMFLFGFINLLGDHGAKQVDELNAFQTKRVKFACDKLFANTQIGRYTHTDLGEELELDTIKKLSMDYAKAKELALTEVSQTVDVENAKHILQNDKLLGDRVEEIVKEWDAQKEEFYQNTGVSPGDELAVVDNDEPEEFPYENDSHAELAVIDNDNSGEFYDENDGFDELDQLLLE